The proteins below come from a single Zea mays cultivar B73 chromosome 8, Zm-B73-REFERENCE-NAM-5.0, whole genome shotgun sequence genomic window:
- the LOC100280949 gene encoding translocator protein homolog, whose protein sequence is MATAAHEGVTQRVAASGSRDDGASGGIAAVSGPNKKPGGGRRRRGLRSVAAAVSIPAALVALSFFAAGHSTPPPSSATVAVVRAGSVASEAVLALAAWMAWAEGGLHARPAATLLPYAARLGAALAWAPLVLGRHAAARAGLACCAAMAVGAVACARGFGAVNPVAGDLAKPAVAWAVILAVVNYKML, encoded by the coding sequence ATGGCGACCGCCGCGCACGAGGGCGTGACCCAGCGCGTCGCTGCCAGTGGCAGCAGGGACGACGGCGCCAGCGGCGGCATCGCGGCGGTCTCGGGTCCCAACAAGAAGCCGGGCGGCGGCAGGAGGCGGCGCGGCCTCCGTTCGGTCGCCGCCGCGGTGTCCATCCCCGCGGCGCTCGTGGCTCTGTCCTTCTTCGCCGCGGGCCACTCCACGCCGCCGCCGAGTTCCGCCACGGTGGCGGTGGTGCGGGCCGGGTCGGTGGCGTCGGAGGCGGTGCTGGCGCTGGCGGCGTGGATGGCGTGGGCAGAGGGCGGGCTGCACGCGCGTCCGGCCGCCACGCTGCTGCCCTACGCCGCGCGGCTCGGCGCCGCGCTCGCGTGGGCGCCGCTCGTGCTGGGCCGCCACGCCGCGGCGCGCGCGGGCCTCGCCTGCTGCGCCGCCATGGCCGTGGGCGCCGTGGCGTGCGCGCGCGGCTTCGGCGCCGTCAACCCTGTGGCTGGCGACCTCGCCAAGCCCGCCGTCGCCTGGGCCGTCATCCTCGCCGTCGTCAACTACAAGATGCTCTGA